In a genomic window of Anaerolineae bacterium:
- the rplM gene encoding 50S ribosomal protein L13 codes for MKKYTYSATQADNKGKWCIVDAKGAVLGRLATLIASRLRGKHNPLFTPHVDTGDWIVVINADKIVLTGRKLDQKCYYRHSGYIGGLTTITAKKLLEKRPEDLIRFAVKGMLPKNRLGSKLFKKLKVYTGDKHPHTAQQPEAV; via the coding sequence GTGAAAAAATATACATATAGTGCGACTCAGGCAGACAACAAGGGTAAATGGTGTATTGTTGATGCAAAGGGAGCGGTTCTCGGCAGGCTGGCTACTTTGATAGCTTCACGCCTTAGGGGCAAACACAACCCCTTGTTTACACCTCATGTGGATACAGGCGATTGGATTGTAGTTATAAATGCCGACAAAATTGTTCTTACCGGAAGGAAATTGGACCAGAAATGCTATTATCGGCATAGTGGTTATATCGGAGGGTTAACGACAATTACCGCAAAGAAACTATTGGAAAAGAGGCCTGAAGATCTTATCCGTTTTGCTGTCAAAGGGATGCTTCCTAAAAACAGGCTTGGGAGCAAGTTGTTTAAAAAGTTGAAGGTTTATACGGGCGATAAGCATCCTCATACAGCTCAGCAACCAGAGGCTGTTTAG
- the rpsI gene encoding 30S ribosomal protein S9: MNKENVYYATGKRKNAIARTWLMPGKGAIVINNRPVEDYFKIVSLKTIMTQPLALTNTIGLFDIKVHVKGGGISGQAGAIRHGITKALMLSDPELRQVLKKAGFVKRDPRVKERKKYGQKGARARFQFSKR; encoded by the coding sequence ATGAATAAAGAAAATGTTTATTATGCAACAGGAAAGCGAAAGAACGCTATTGCCAGGACCTGGCTAATGCCCGGAAAGGGAGCAATTGTCATTAATAATCGTCCAGTGGAAGATTATTTCAAGATTGTATCTCTAAAAACAATTATGACTCAGCCGCTTGCTCTAACCAATACTATCGGGTTGTTTGATATAAAGGTGCATGTTAAAGGCGGAGGTATTTCAGGGCAGGCCGGCGCAATCAGACACGGCATTACAAAGGCGCTAATGTTATCCGACCCTGAACTTAGACAGGTTCTGAAAAAAGCCGGTTTTGTCAAACGTGATCCCAGGGTAAAAGAAAGAAAAAAATACGGTCAAAAGGGTGCAAGGGCTCGTTTTCAGTTTTCAAAACGTTAA